Proteins encoded together in one Orrella marina window:
- a CDS encoding ABC transporter ATP-binding protein, with amino-acid sequence MTTDLAFIKIENLNITFNAGKKPVKAVDGVNLSVKRGEVIALIGESGSGKSVTLRSVLKLHPPRRTQMQGRILVDGQDVMTLSGKALADFRGSKVSMIFQEPLLALDPVYTVGEQITEAIRRHDNVTREEALQRALDLFERVRIPSPQRRLNAYPHEMSGGMRQRAMISLALASRPKLLLADEPTTALDATVQIQILLLLRELQRELGLSVIFVTHDIGAAVEVADRIAVMYAGRIVEEGPVREIIRHPAHPYTQALLRSASHGGFAKGERLETIAGSPPDLANLPEGCSFAPRCPRATEQCRQIDPQETWIDDTHRARCIRIESVSEATTAAV; translated from the coding sequence ATGACAACGGATCTCGCCTTCATCAAGATCGAAAACCTGAACATCACTTTCAATGCGGGCAAGAAGCCAGTCAAAGCCGTTGACGGCGTCAACCTCAGCGTCAAGCGTGGCGAAGTCATCGCACTGATCGGTGAGTCAGGTTCTGGTAAAAGTGTCACATTGCGATCGGTCCTCAAGCTGCACCCGCCGCGGCGCACGCAGATGCAAGGACGCATCCTGGTGGACGGGCAGGATGTCATGACGCTCTCGGGCAAGGCGCTGGCTGACTTTCGTGGCAGCAAGGTGTCAATGATCTTCCAGGAGCCTTTGCTGGCACTGGATCCCGTTTACACAGTCGGCGAGCAGATCACCGAAGCCATTCGCCGCCATGACAACGTAACCCGTGAAGAAGCCCTTCAGCGGGCACTGGATCTGTTCGAACGGGTCCGGATCCCGAGTCCGCAACGCCGACTCAATGCTTATCCGCACGAGATGTCCGGGGGCATGCGCCAACGCGCCATGATCTCGCTAGCGCTTGCGAGCCGACCCAAGCTTCTGCTTGCGGACGAGCCCACAACTGCACTTGACGCGACTGTCCAGATCCAGATCTTGCTGCTGTTACGGGAACTCCAGCGTGAGCTCGGCCTGTCGGTCATCTTTGTGACCCATGACATCGGCGCGGCGGTCGAAGTAGCTGACCGAATCGCCGTAATGTATGCGGGACGAATCGTAGAGGAAGGCCCGGTTCGGGAGATCATCCGGCATCCGGCGCACCCCTATACCCAGGCATTGCTCAGGAGCGCATCGCATGGCGGGTTCGCCAAAGGCGAACGACTTGAAACGATCGCCGGATCCCCTCCCGATCTGGCTAACCTGCCAGAGGGCTGTTCGTTTGCTCCTCGCTGTCCCAGGGCAACTGAACAATGTCGTCAGATTGATCCGCAGGAAACCTGGATCGATGACACTCACCGGGCACGCTGCATCCGCATCGAATCGGTATCAGAGGCAACCACAGCAGCCGTCTGA
- a CDS encoding ABC transporter ATP-binding protein — protein sequence MKPKHPDYGGPGQPLLHVKNLVKHFALNKDFLGRPTGAVRAVDDVSFDVLKGETLGVVGESGCGKSTTARLLMNLIDRDRGDIVFDGLTVGRDLNLKTFRRQAQMVFQDSYASLNPRLTIEDSIAFAPQVHGVGRKESIQRAHDLLARVGLEPRRFAARYTHELSGGQRQRVNIARALALQPRLIVLDEAVSALDKSVEAQVLNLLLDLKEEFGLTYVFISHDLNVVRYISDRVMVMYLGQIIEIGDCETMFESPMHPYTNALLSSIPSLDPDNRTEEPPLTGDPPNPINPPAGCRFHTRCIHAQPACQQAQPELRMHKNRQSVACLMYEPDSDFVHKRKPERIKEPA from the coding sequence ATGAAACCAAAACATCCGGATTATGGTGGACCAGGACAGCCACTGCTGCACGTCAAGAACCTGGTCAAGCACTTTGCGCTCAACAAAGATTTTCTGGGGCGTCCAACCGGCGCTGTCAGAGCGGTCGATGATGTGTCATTCGATGTCCTCAAGGGCGAAACGCTTGGCGTAGTGGGTGAATCGGGCTGCGGCAAATCCACCACAGCCAGACTGCTGATGAACCTGATCGACCGGGACCGGGGGGACATTGTGTTCGATGGTCTGACAGTCGGACGTGACCTGAACCTTAAAACATTCAGACGTCAGGCGCAGATGGTGTTTCAGGACAGCTATGCGTCTCTTAATCCGCGTCTCACCATTGAAGACTCGATCGCATTTGCACCCCAGGTCCATGGTGTCGGCCGCAAGGAATCCATCCAGCGAGCCCATGACCTGCTCGCGCGCGTCGGCCTCGAACCCAGACGGTTTGCGGCACGCTATACGCACGAACTGTCAGGCGGTCAGCGTCAGCGGGTCAATATTGCCCGGGCGCTGGCCTTGCAACCGCGACTGATCGTGCTCGATGAAGCAGTATCAGCGCTGGACAAGTCGGTTGAAGCGCAGGTCCTTAACTTGCTGCTGGACCTGAAGGAAGAGTTTGGGCTGACCTACGTCTTCATCAGTCATGACCTCAATGTCGTGCGGTACATCTCTGACCGGGTCATGGTGATGTATCTCGGCCAGATCATCGAGATCGGTGATTGCGAAACGATGTTCGAGTCGCCAATGCATCCGTATACCAACGCTCTGCTGTCGTCTATCCCGTCACTGGATCCAGATAACCGGACTGAGGAGCCACCACTCACTGGCGACCCACCAAATCCGATCAACCCGCCAGCCGGGTGTCGCTTTCATACGCGCTGCATCCACGCCCAGCCCGCCTGCCAGCAGGCGCAGCCCGAACTGCGAATGCATAAGAACCGCCAGTCTGTTGCGTGTCTGATGTACGAACCCGATAGTGATTTCGTGCATAAACGCAAACCTGAACGCATCAAGGAGCCAGCATGA
- a CDS encoding ABC transporter permease, with translation MNSLSVTVNPSKVPELVFERSAGYWENVVKRLLRDPVAMGAALVILALITMGIFGPWLAPDDPYQSSIMKRLKPIGFEGHPLGTDELGRDMLSRLIVGARLSLFMGITPVIFAFVIGSVIGIIAGYAGGWINSLIMRTIDVFYAFPSVLLAIALSGVLGAGITNSLISLTLVFIAPIARVAESVTTQIRSRDFVEAARASGANAMTIVRVHVLGNVLGPIFVYSTSLIAVSMILASGLSFLGLGVKPPEPEWGLMLNTLRTAIYVQPWIAALPGVMIFITSIAFNLLSDGLRSAMEIKD, from the coding sequence ATGAACTCACTCAGTGTGACGGTCAATCCGTCCAAGGTTCCCGAGCTGGTCTTCGAACGATCTGCCGGCTACTGGGAAAACGTCGTCAAACGACTTCTGCGCGACCCGGTCGCTATGGGTGCCGCTCTGGTGATTCTGGCGCTGATCACCATGGGCATATTTGGCCCCTGGCTAGCTCCTGATGATCCGTATCAGAGCTCGATCATGAAACGCCTCAAGCCGATCGGCTTTGAAGGTCACCCACTGGGCACAGACGAACTGGGTCGCGACATGCTGTCACGACTCATCGTGGGGGCACGACTGTCGCTTTTCATGGGAATCACCCCGGTAATCTTCGCATTCGTGATCGGGTCAGTGATCGGCATCATTGCAGGCTACGCCGGTGGCTGGATCAACAGCCTCATCATGCGCACGATCGATGTGTTCTACGCGTTCCCGTCGGTGCTGCTGGCCATCGCACTCTCGGGCGTACTCGGGGCAGGCATCACCAACTCACTGATCTCGCTCACGCTGGTGTTCATCGCACCGATTGCGCGGGTGGCAGAAAGCGTAACCACGCAGATCCGAAGTCGCGACTTTGTGGAGGCAGCCAGAGCGTCTGGTGCCAACGCCATGACGATTGTGCGGGTCCACGTGCTGGGCAATGTACTCGGACCTATCTTCGTATATTCCACCAGTCTGATCGCAGTGTCCATGATTCTCGCATCAGGACTGAGCTTCCTTGGGCTTGGTGTCAAACCGCCAGAGCCGGAGTGGGGCCTGATGCTCAACACGTTGCGCACGGCCATCTACGTACAGCCATGGATCGCTGCACTGCCCGGCGTGATGATCTTCATCACCTCAATCGCCTTCAATCTGCTGTCTGACGGGCTCAGAAGCGCCATGGAAATCAAGGACTGA
- a CDS encoding ABC transporter permease: MLNFLIRRIIYTVPIMLGVALVCFALVHLSPGDPLVSILPADASVELQNQLRQLYGFDRPLYEQFISWIGRALQGDLGTSIATGRPVTQEVMTAVVNTLRLAWVATLIGFVLGCLFGFVAGYFQNSWIDKAASATSVLGVSVPHYWLGMVLVIIFSSTLMWLPPSGAGPGGSSDWQWNWVHIQHIILPAITMSVIPMGIIARTVRALVAEILNQEFIVGLRAKGLTDLGIFWHVVKNAAPTALAVMGLQLGYLLGGSILIETVFSWPGTGLLLNSAIFQRDLPLLQGTILVLATFFVVLNLIVDTMQSILDPRIART; the protein is encoded by the coding sequence ATGCTGAATTTCCTGATCAGAAGAATCATCTACACCGTGCCCATCATGCTCGGTGTCGCACTGGTCTGCTTTGCGCTGGTTCACCTGTCACCCGGTGACCCCCTGGTTTCTATCCTGCCTGCCGACGCGTCTGTTGAGTTGCAAAACCAGTTGCGCCAGCTCTACGGTTTCGATCGCCCCCTGTATGAACAGTTCATCTCCTGGATCGGACGAGCATTGCAAGGAGACCTGGGAACCTCGATCGCTACCGGACGCCCAGTCACACAGGAAGTGATGACGGCCGTGGTCAACACCTTGCGACTGGCATGGGTCGCAACCCTGATCGGCTTTGTGCTCGGCTGTCTGTTCGGGTTTGTAGCGGGCTACTTCCAGAACTCATGGATCGACAAAGCCGCCTCGGCTACTTCGGTTCTAGGTGTGAGTGTTCCACACTACTGGCTGGGTATGGTTCTCGTGATCATCTTCAGCTCCACCCTGATGTGGCTGCCACCCAGTGGTGCGGGTCCAGGCGGATCAAGCGACTGGCAATGGAACTGGGTACACATCCAACACATCATCCTGCCCGCCATCACCATGAGCGTGATCCCCATGGGAATCATCGCCCGCACCGTTCGCGCACTGGTCGCTGAAATCCTGAACCAGGAATTCATTGTTGGTCTGCGCGCCAAAGGACTGACAGATCTGGGTATCTTCTGGCACGTCGTCAAGAACGCAGCTCCCACCGCACTGGCCGTGATGGGCTTGCAACTCGGCTATCTGCTGGGAGGCTCCATCCTCATCGAGACCGTGTTCTCCTGGCCGGGAACAGGCCTGCTGCTCAATTCAGCCATCTTCCAGCGTGATCTGCCTCTGCTCCAGGGAACGATTCTGGTGCTCGCAACGTTCTTCGTTGTGCTGAACCTAATCGTGGACACCATGCAGAGCATTCTTGATCCGCGCATCGCGCGTACCTGA
- a CDS encoding ABC transporter substrate-binding protein: MAVTAGPVAAQEKVLRIGMTAADIPRTLGQPDQGFEGNRFSGIPMYDALTHWDLSSYDNPSVLIPGLATSWQVDPQDQTKWIFKLRDGIKFHDGSPFNADAVVWNVQKVLDQNAPHFDASQVGVTASRMPTLRSARKIDDFTVELTTSEPDSFLPINLTNLFMASPTHWQAKYDAVPANVTDPSERAKQAWIAFASDASGTGPFKMDRFVPRERLEVVANKDYWDPKRTPTLDRVIMIPMPEANARTAALLSGQVDWIEAPSPDAIPQMESRGFKIYSNPQPHVWPWQLSFVEGSPWNDKRVRHAANLCVDREGLKTLLGGQMGIPKGTVPPGHPWWGNPTFDIRYDPDAAKKLMQEAGYSADKPMKTKVQISASGSGQMQPLPMNEYVQQSLKECFIDIEFDVIEWNTLFTNWRKGAKDPSANGATATNVSFAAMDPFFAMVRFSSSGALPPVSNNWGYFTSPELDELIANARTTFEDEARDAALAKLHAKIVEEAPFVWIAHDTGPRVMSPKVQGVVQPKSWFIDIAPMSMQ, from the coding sequence ATGGCCGTTACGGCGGGCCCGGTCGCCGCACAGGAGAAAGTACTGCGTATCGGCATGACTGCAGCAGACATTCCCCGCACACTGGGTCAGCCCGATCAAGGCTTTGAAGGCAACCGGTTTAGCGGCATCCCGATGTACGACGCGCTGACTCACTGGGATCTGTCGAGTTACGACAACCCGAGTGTACTGATTCCGGGCCTGGCGACCTCCTGGCAAGTTGATCCGCAGGATCAGACCAAGTGGATCTTCAAATTGCGCGACGGCATTAAATTCCACGATGGATCGCCGTTCAACGCCGATGCGGTCGTCTGGAACGTACAGAAAGTGCTGGACCAGAACGCACCACATTTTGATGCAAGTCAGGTGGGTGTCACTGCTTCGCGCATGCCCACACTACGCAGTGCGCGCAAGATTGATGACTTCACTGTTGAACTCACCACGAGTGAACCAGACTCGTTCCTGCCGATCAACCTGACCAATCTGTTCATGGCATCACCGACGCACTGGCAGGCCAAGTACGACGCGGTACCCGCTAATGTGACCGACCCATCCGAACGTGCCAAGCAGGCCTGGATCGCTTTTGCCTCAGATGCATCCGGAACAGGCCCATTCAAAATGGATCGTTTTGTCCCGCGTGAACGCCTGGAGGTTGTCGCCAACAAGGATTACTGGGACCCCAAGCGCACGCCCACCCTTGACCGGGTGATCATGATCCCGATGCCTGAAGCCAACGCGAGAACAGCTGCGCTGCTCTCCGGGCAGGTCGACTGGATCGAGGCCCCCTCCCCAGACGCCATTCCGCAAATGGAATCACGCGGGTTCAAGATCTACAGCAACCCCCAGCCACACGTCTGGCCCTGGCAACTGTCGTTTGTCGAAGGCTCACCCTGGAACGACAAGCGTGTCAGGCACGCAGCCAATCTGTGCGTGGATCGCGAAGGGCTGAAGACACTGCTCGGCGGACAGATGGGCATCCCCAAAGGAACGGTACCGCCCGGACACCCATGGTGGGGTAATCCGACGTTTGACATCCGTTACGACCCGGACGCCGCCAAGAAACTGATGCAGGAAGCTGGCTACTCGGCGGACAAACCGATGAAGACCAAGGTACAGATCTCGGCATCCGGTTCAGGTCAGATGCAGCCTCTGCCCATGAACGAATACGTCCAGCAGTCCCTGAAGGAGTGCTTCATCGACATCGAGTTCGATGTCATCGAATGGAACACCCTCTTTACCAACTGGCGCAAAGGTGCCAAGGATCCGTCGGCCAACGGTGCCACGGCCACCAACGTGAGCTTCGCGGCCATGGATCCATTCTTTGCAATGGTACGTTTTTCCAGTAGTGGTGCCTTGCCTCCAGTGTCGAATAACTGGGGCTACTTCACCAGCCCGGAGCTTGACGAACTGATCGCCAACGCCCGGACGACCTTCGAGGACGAGGCCCGTGACGCGGCACTGGCCAAGCTACACGCCAAGATCGTCGAGGAAGCCCCCTTTGTCTGGATTGCACACGACACTGGACCTCGCGTCATGAGCCCGAAAGTGCAAGGTGTAGTCCAGCCCAAGAGCTGGTTCATCGATATCGCACCAATGTCGATGCAGTAG
- a CDS encoding aspartate/glutamate racemase family protein, whose translation MKLLVINPNTSVEMTHSIDVAARAIAAAGTEIRTVSGAFGPLSIEGHFDEVIAAAAVVEQVRDARDWSPDGIVIACFGDPGLDGAREASDAPVLGIAEAAFHAASMVATGFSVVTTMSRTCIIAEHLVQRYGFGRACRGIHGTDIPVLELEDCNGETFEQMVQVAEQALERDRSGAIVLGCAGMASACQTMQQRLGVPVIDGVAAAVTFAQALATLKVGTSKRGDYARPLPKAYVGWRGWD comes from the coding sequence TTGAAATTGCTTGTCATTAACCCCAACACATCGGTCGAAATGACCCACTCGATTGATGTCGCTGCACGCGCGATTGCTGCGGCAGGTACCGAGATCCGGACAGTGTCCGGCGCGTTCGGACCGCTATCAATCGAAGGACATTTTGATGAGGTGATTGCTGCGGCAGCCGTGGTTGAACAAGTACGTGATGCCCGGGACTGGTCACCCGATGGCATCGTGATCGCGTGTTTCGGTGACCCGGGCCTTGATGGTGCGCGCGAGGCGAGTGATGCACCGGTTCTGGGCATTGCCGAGGCAGCGTTTCATGCGGCAAGCATGGTCGCTACAGGATTCTCGGTTGTGACGACGATGTCGCGAACCTGCATCATTGCCGAACATCTGGTCCAGCGTTACGGTTTTGGACGTGCCTGCCGTGGCATTCACGGAACCGACATTCCAGTGCTGGAGCTGGAAGACTGCAATGGCGAGACTTTTGAACAGATGGTGCAGGTGGCCGAGCAGGCGCTTGAGCGAGACCGAAGTGGTGCGATTGTTCTGGGGTGTGCGGGCATGGCCAGTGCCTGCCAGACTATGCAGCAGCGGCTCGGCGTTCCAGTCATTGACGGGGTGGCTGCAGCCGTGACTTTTGCGCAGGCGCTCGCCACCCTCAAAGTGGGGACGTCCAAGCGTGGCGATTATGCCAGACCTTTGCCCAAGGCTTATGTGGGCTGGCGCGGCTGGGACTGA
- a CDS encoding MFS transporter, with product MLAAILGIGQICSWGTLYYSFPLIVLGMEQDLGWTKAQLYAGATLGLLVTAMLSYPVGVGIDRGWGKWIMGGASLAAMAVLGWWSVTESLLAFYVICALSGAVQAAILYEPAFAVLARRVGPANARGGITHITLWGGFASTVFVPVTGTLITHFDWRTTLLLLGLVNVVYGLIYLATIRPDKDIEHAQNAQMRHEHAMRDRQIVRDNLRSRLFWILLIALTVYAGSFSAFTFHMYPMLQEKGLSESDVVLAIAVIGPAQVVGRILITVFAREMPLRIVGAILIGVFPVTFALLYPAILSVWTVAILFAVYGLVNGIFTIVRSFMVPEMLSKHAYGALNGIINVCATIARAIMPLAAAWIWEAGQSYQPVIAAIAGLSVLLAATFWLAVWWSRPARISQSQPRQPT from the coding sequence ATGCTGGCCGCCATTCTCGGTATTGGACAGATTTGTTCCTGGGGAACGCTTTACTACAGTTTTCCGCTGATCGTGCTCGGCATGGAGCAGGACCTGGGCTGGACCAAGGCACAACTCTATGCTGGCGCAACACTGGGCTTGCTGGTCACAGCCATGCTGAGTTACCCGGTCGGGGTTGGTATTGATCGCGGCTGGGGGAAATGGATCATGGGAGGCGCCTCGCTTGCCGCCATGGCCGTACTTGGCTGGTGGTCTGTCACGGAAAGCCTGCTCGCCTTTTATGTCATCTGCGCCCTGTCTGGTGCGGTTCAGGCCGCCATCCTGTATGAGCCCGCGTTTGCCGTGCTCGCTCGTCGGGTCGGACCTGCCAACGCCCGCGGTGGCATCACTCATATCACCTTGTGGGGCGGATTTGCGTCAACCGTATTCGTTCCTGTCACCGGTACTCTCATCACCCATTTCGACTGGCGCACAACCCTGCTGTTGCTGGGTCTGGTCAACGTTGTGTACGGGCTGATCTACCTGGCCACTATCCGGCCCGACAAGGACATCGAACACGCACAGAACGCGCAGATGCGACACGAGCATGCCATGCGTGACCGGCAGATCGTCAGAGACAATCTGCGCAGCCGGTTGTTCTGGATCCTGCTCATCGCGCTGACCGTTTACGCCGGAAGCTTCTCGGCTTTCACCTTTCACATGTATCCCATGCTTCAGGAGAAAGGACTGTCTGAGTCCGATGTGGTGCTGGCGATCGCCGTCATCGGTCCCGCCCAGGTCGTGGGACGGATTCTGATTACGGTCTTTGCCAGGGAGATGCCCTTGCGTATCGTGGGTGCGATTCTGATCGGCGTGTTCCCCGTGACCTTTGCACTTCTCTACCCTGCCATCCTTAGTGTCTGGACAGTAGCTATCTTGTTCGCAGTCTACGGTCTGGTCAACGGGATCTTCACGATCGTACGCAGCTTTATGGTGCCGGAAATGCTTAGCAAGCACGCTTACGGTGCATTGAACGGCATCATCAACGTCTGTGCCACGATCGCGCGCGCGATCATGCCCCTGGCTGCCGCCTGGATCTGGGAGGCTGGCCAGTCGTATCAGCCCGTCATTGCAGCCATAGCAGGCCTGAGCGTGTTGCTGGCCGCCACTTTCTGGCTGGCAGTATGGTGGTCCAGACCAGCCCGGATCAGTCAGTCCCAGCCGCGCCAGCCCACATAA
- a CDS encoding aminotransferase class IV: protein MKPELIETMLADPQGRIALWDLHMQRLEGSARVLGYVCPDPSALCSIARKAIDQAQTSDANTRGSTDADAGWRVRLLMSSTGSATVTVTPQPALTSKPGVVLSAYALDSSQGWLRHKTTHRPWYTSATAWLQRRPDYFDVLFCNERGELCEGSRSNVYLRIDGQWLTPPLSSGLLPGVWRRKLLDEGQVRQAILPVSYLTADATVRLSNGLRGWFDVRPDLTLKAS, encoded by the coding sequence GTGAAACCTGAACTGATTGAGACCATGCTTGCGGACCCGCAAGGACGTATTGCCTTGTGGGATCTGCACATGCAACGGCTTGAGGGGTCAGCCCGGGTACTGGGGTATGTCTGTCCCGACCCGTCTGCGCTATGCAGCATCGCCAGAAAAGCTATCGACCAGGCACAGACCAGTGACGCCAATACCCGAGGCTCAACCGATGCAGATGCCGGTTGGCGAGTACGGCTTTTAATGAGCAGCACAGGGAGCGCCACCGTCACCGTCACGCCCCAGCCAGCCCTGACCTCCAAACCGGGGGTTGTCCTGTCCGCATATGCGCTCGACAGTTCGCAGGGCTGGTTGCGTCACAAAACTACACATCGTCCCTGGTACACCAGCGCAACCGCCTGGCTGCAACGCAGACCGGACTACTTCGATGTACTGTTCTGCAACGAACGGGGCGAACTCTGTGAAGGCAGTCGCAGCAATGTCTACCTGAGAATCGATGGTCAATGGCTGACTCCTCCTCTTTCAAGTGGCCTGCTGCCCGGGGTCTGGCGCCGCAAGCTGCTCGACGAGGGCCAGGTCAGGCAAGCCATCCTGCCGGTTTCATACCTGACGGCAGATGCCACGGTACGTCTGTCAAACGGTCTTCGTGGCTGGTTTGATGTCCGACCCGACCTGACTCTGAAGGCATCCTGA
- the pabB gene encoding aminodeoxychorismate synthase component I, with product MICWFEDRANGSRIALEGFVERIGITRAEDIQDSLARIEHAQASGHWVALVIEYEFGQWLEPSIREGESDLDGSQPADVNAERLTALVFKRSRTGSIAAMNDRAGTLKTPVATTAADQTTRARPVSGQIVRARTGIAETDYLGMVQEIRALIAAGEVYQINATFPIHVETIGSTLDLYNCLAATSQARHCAYIEDPQRGRTILSLSPELFVYREGNMLVTRPMKGTAPRVQGDVKADQAMGESLRNSSKDRAENLMIVDLLRNDLGRLAVTGSVTVDPLFELEAYPSVWTLTSTISAQLKPGCSLLETLQALFPCGSITGAPKIAAMRHIKRLERRDRGVYCGSVGWLAPDGRMSLNVAIRTLVIDRDGQGVYGVGGGIVYDSIPENEWQECFWKARILGVNCET from the coding sequence GTGATCTGCTGGTTTGAAGACAGGGCGAACGGCTCGCGAATCGCCCTGGAAGGATTTGTCGAGCGTATCGGCATTACCCGCGCCGAAGACATTCAGGACTCACTGGCTCGTATCGAACATGCTCAGGCCAGCGGGCACTGGGTCGCGCTGGTCATCGAATACGAGTTTGGGCAATGGCTGGAACCATCCATCAGAGAGGGCGAGTCAGATCTTGATGGCAGTCAGCCTGCGGACGTTAATGCAGAGCGACTGACTGCCCTGGTATTCAAGCGTTCCCGCACAGGGTCGATTGCAGCCATGAATGATCGGGCGGGCACCCTGAAAACCCCGGTAGCCACCACTGCAGCGGATCAGACCACCCGGGCAAGGCCTGTGTCCGGGCAGATTGTTCGTGCCAGAACCGGTATCGCCGAAACGGATTATCTCGGTATGGTTCAAGAGATCCGTGCACTGATCGCAGCCGGCGAGGTTTACCAGATCAACGCAACGTTCCCGATTCATGTCGAGACAATCGGGTCGACGCTCGATTTGTACAACTGTCTCGCTGCGACCAGCCAGGCCAGGCATTGTGCCTACATCGAAGACCCGCAACGAGGCAGAACCATTCTGTCGCTTTCCCCGGAGCTGTTCGTGTATCGGGAAGGGAATATGCTTGTCACTCGACCGATGAAAGGAACGGCTCCGCGTGTGCAAGGTGATGTGAAAGCGGATCAGGCAATGGGTGAGAGTCTGCGCAACAGTAGCAAGGACAGAGCAGAAAACCTGATGATCGTGGATCTGTTGCGCAACGATCTGGGCCGTCTGGCGGTAACCGGCAGTGTCACAGTCGATCCGCTGTTTGAGCTTGAAGCGTATCCGAGTGTCTGGACGCTGACATCCACCATCAGCGCGCAACTCAAACCTGGGTGCAGTCTGCTGGAGACTCTGCAAGCTCTGTTTCCCTGCGGGTCCATCACCGGCGCCCCCAAGATTGCTGCCATGCGCCACATCAAACGACTTGAAAGGCGAGATCGCGGGGTCTATTGTGGCAGTGTCGGCTGGCTCGCACCGGATGGCCGGATGTCACTGAACGTAGCCATTCGCACGCTGGTGATTGATCGCGACGGCCAGGGTGTCTACGGAGTCGGAGGCGGTATCGTCTACGACTCTATCCCCGAGAACGAATGGCAGGAATGTTTCTGGAAGGCAAGAATCCTGGGCGTGAATTGTGAAACCTGA